One Turneriella parva DSM 21527 genomic region harbors:
- a CDS encoding ABC transporter permease translates to MSETNEQWDTVIRAERSWFSINWRELWKYRDLIYLFVRRDFVAFYKQTILGPLWYLIQPLFTTLIFTVVFSRLASIPTDGVPPLLFYLAGLVLWNYFSECLTSTSSTFLDNQGIFGKVYFPRLSIPISVVLSKLIKLAIQLMLLSGIYVYFWFSGQLIRPSPWLLVVLPLLVLQIALLGLGTGIFISSLTTKYRDLNYLVGFGVQLWMYATPIIYPISQVPEKYRIFVHLNPVAQVVTNFRFVLFGGADGTNLQPALGNNLLVSLSTTMVILLLGLFLFSRTEKSFIDTI, encoded by the coding sequence ATGTCTGAAACCAACGAGCAGTGGGATACCGTAATTCGCGCCGAAAGGTCGTGGTTCAGCATAAACTGGCGTGAGTTGTGGAAATACCGCGACCTAATCTACCTCTTTGTCCGGCGTGATTTTGTTGCCTTTTATAAGCAGACGATTTTGGGGCCACTATGGTACCTAATACAGCCATTATTCACCACTCTCATCTTCACCGTGGTTTTTAGCCGTCTGGCGTCGATACCCACCGACGGAGTGCCACCACTGCTATTCTACCTGGCTGGACTGGTGCTATGGAACTATTTCTCTGAGTGTCTTACCTCAACCTCGAGCACGTTTCTCGATAACCAGGGAATTTTCGGCAAAGTGTATTTTCCGCGTCTTTCGATACCCATCTCGGTCGTGCTGTCTAAGCTGATTAAGCTCGCGATTCAGCTAATGCTGCTTTCGGGGATTTATGTCTATTTTTGGTTTAGTGGCCAGTTGATTCGGCCATCTCCTTGGCTCTTGGTGGTCTTGCCACTGCTCGTGCTGCAAATAGCGCTACTGGGGCTGGGGACCGGTATTTTCATTTCGTCGCTGACAACTAAGTACCGCGACCTCAACTACCTGGTCGGCTTCGGAGTGCAACTTTGGATGTACGCAACACCTATCATCTACCCGATTTCGCAGGTGCCGGAAAAATATCGAATATTTGTGCATCTGAACCCAGTGGCTCAAGTGGTGACGAATTTCCGTTTCGTGCTTTTTGGCGGCGCTGATGGCACGAATCTTCAACCCGCGCTGGGCAATAATTTGCTGGTCAGTCTTTCGACAACGATGGTGATCCTATTGCTTGGACTTTTCTTGTTCAGCAGAACAGAAAAGAGCTTTATTGATACAATTTAG
- a CDS encoding polysaccharide ABC transporter ATP-binding protein — protein MSTVIKVENLSKSYRLGNISTGSLHKDLQSFWARLRSKEDPNRRIGEKVHHTKDELFWALKDVSFEVRQGDIVGIIGRNGAGKSTLLKILSRITAPTTGSLKVRGRIASLLEVGTGFHPELTGRENVYLNGAILGMTRREIDRKFDEIVDFAEVEQFIDTPVKRYSSGMYVRLAFAVAAHLESEILIVDEVLAVGDVQFQKKCLGKMQEVGRKGRTVLFVSHNIGALKQMCTVGLHIHAGRTQKFGTLPEALSEYFQYNDTSAGPSSSVQWDEDKAPGDGCIRIRKMHVSGSFQIADTFSINSDLVVRLELDILRNKTRPLIALLLLTNDEQEIFSTLSQNYEDYEDAFLEPGRYSILVTIPAGILNSTEYRIRINVFNSFWQNFAFRVPIDLRFTTYDDGRRRRDYNGNYGGVIRPTLQWDLQRQKSFTEGRP, from the coding sequence ATGAGCACAGTCATCAAAGTCGAAAATCTTTCCAAATCTTACCGTCTGGGCAACATCTCAACTGGCTCGTTACACAAAGACCTGCAGAGTTTTTGGGCACGTCTGAGAAGCAAAGAGGATCCCAACCGCCGCATCGGTGAAAAAGTTCACCACACCAAAGATGAGCTCTTCTGGGCGTTAAAAGACGTTTCTTTTGAAGTACGGCAGGGTGACATCGTCGGGATTATCGGCCGGAATGGCGCTGGAAAATCAACCCTGCTCAAGATCTTGTCACGTATTACTGCACCAACCACAGGTTCGCTCAAAGTTCGGGGACGCATTGCGAGTCTGCTCGAAGTCGGCACAGGTTTTCACCCCGAACTGACCGGCCGTGAAAATGTATACCTGAATGGCGCAATACTCGGCATGACCCGGCGTGAAATCGACCGTAAGTTTGACGAAATCGTCGATTTTGCGGAAGTTGAGCAGTTCATTGACACACCGGTCAAGCGCTATTCCAGTGGAATGTATGTGCGTCTGGCCTTTGCTGTTGCGGCTCATCTTGAGTCAGAGATACTAATAGTAGATGAGGTACTGGCTGTAGGGGATGTACAATTCCAAAAGAAATGCCTGGGAAAAATGCAGGAAGTGGGGCGGAAAGGCCGGACAGTGTTGTTTGTTAGTCATAATATTGGTGCTCTCAAGCAAATGTGCACTGTAGGTCTGCATATCCATGCCGGTCGCACCCAGAAATTTGGCACTCTACCAGAGGCATTGAGTGAATATTTCCAGTATAACGACACATCTGCCGGCCCGTCATCTTCAGTACAGTGGGATGAAGACAAAGCTCCGGGTGACGGATGCATACGGATTCGAAAAATGCACGTATCAGGATCATTCCAAATAGCGGATACCTTCTCGATAAATAGTGACTTGGTTGTCCGATTGGAGCTGGACATTCTTAGGAATAAGACCCGCCCGCTTATTGCATTATTGCTCCTGACAAATGACGAGCAAGAGATATTTTCAACCCTGAGTCAGAATTATGAGGATTATGAGGATGCTTTCTTGGAACCCGGTCGGTACTCTATATTGGTAACGATACCGGCCGGCATCTTGAACAGTACCGAATATCGAATCAGGATAAATGTATTCAATTCTTTTTGGCAAAATTTTGCGTTTCGTGTCCCCATTGACCTGCGTTTCACAACATACGATGATGGGCGACGGCGAAGAGATTACAATGGCAATTATGGTGGCGTTATTCGCCCAACGCTACAATGGGACCTGCAACGCCAAAAGAGCTTCACCGAGGGCCGACCGTAG
- a CDS encoding glycosyltransferase — translation MPKTVISITPLPLYKDSRTLKIARSIHELGYQSLVWDTQNVRAYPISELPTLPAATKALANNTRKSTLLEFTWRTAKRILTWLGVKQMLRVIGVVVWFRTLVDLFRNARTIRRTLPPADLYYLHSLEFGIIILWRRMTANIPYVYDAHDFYIALHQQKWWQPLHILERLLIKYSAGFVTVSDGVGELYTKTFQRTPVVIPNTQYLPKRNRVTIRKLLRLKKHDFLIVSICRPVEGRAVWPIMEAMMAIDRSNLHLAFIGDGYQEHARTIQARGATSRIHFLPPLAPEMVTDFIADANLGFMPYYVVHENLRQALPNGFFQCVAAGLPVLYDPKLVEIGRICSEYMNGIEIDPLDSDNLAKLIRHLSQSVVECQRLKKNAQKAARHFNWRLETPKIKALLENAIKKSAVKQKG, via the coding sequence ATGCCAAAAACAGTTATCAGCATAACACCATTACCGCTATACAAGGATAGCCGGACGCTGAAAATCGCACGATCGATTCATGAGCTTGGTTACCAATCTCTTGTCTGGGATACCCAAAACGTTCGCGCCTATCCAATTTCCGAATTGCCCACACTGCCCGCTGCCACGAAAGCTCTTGCAAACAATACCCGAAAATCAACCCTTTTAGAGTTCACTTGGAGAACTGCGAAACGGATACTGACTTGGCTGGGGGTGAAGCAAATGCTGAGGGTTATCGGTGTTGTGGTTTGGTTTCGTACTTTAGTCGATTTGTTCCGCAATGCACGTACTATCCGGCGAACCCTGCCGCCAGCCGATTTATACTATCTCCATTCGCTCGAATTCGGCATCATAATCCTCTGGCGCCGAATGACTGCCAATATACCTTATGTGTATGATGCGCATGATTTCTATATCGCTTTACATCAACAGAAATGGTGGCAACCATTGCATATCCTAGAGCGCCTGTTAATAAAGTACTCAGCGGGTTTCGTAACAGTTAGCGATGGTGTCGGCGAACTTTACACAAAGACTTTTCAACGCACCCCGGTCGTTATTCCTAATACACAATACTTGCCTAAGCGCAATCGCGTGACGATTCGCAAATTGCTACGGCTAAAGAAGCATGATTTTCTTATAGTTAGCATCTGCCGACCAGTAGAAGGCAGAGCCGTTTGGCCGATTATGGAAGCCATGATGGCCATTGATAGGTCGAATCTTCATTTGGCGTTTATTGGAGACGGCTACCAAGAGCATGCCAGAACTATTCAGGCAAGAGGGGCTACTTCACGCATCCATTTCTTGCCCCCGCTTGCGCCAGAAATGGTGACTGACTTCATAGCTGATGCTAATTTGGGCTTTATGCCATATTACGTAGTCCACGAAAATCTACGCCAGGCCTTGCCTAATGGCTTTTTTCAGTGCGTTGCCGCAGGCTTGCCCGTGCTTTACGATCCTAAACTTGTCGAAATAGGCCGAATATGTAGCGAATATATGAACGGCATCGAAATTGATCCCCTTGATTCAGACAATCTTGCAAAGCTGATTCGACATCTCTCGCAATCCGTCGTGGAATGCCAAAGACTAAAGAAAAATGCACAAAAAGCTGCCCGCCACTTTAACTGGAGGCTTGAAACCCCCAAAATCAAAGCATTACTTGAGAATGCGATAAAAAAATCCGCAGTAAAACAAAAAGGCTAA
- the asnB gene encoding asparagine synthase (glutamine-hydrolyzing) translates to MCSIAGIVSIDPSIRIPALERRLSVINDLLRHRGPDGQGIWVNPRENVGLAHTRLSIIDLETGQQPMHTENGFSITFNGEIYNFPELRQELGADKFRTHSDTEVLLRAYEKWGAGCLDRLRGMFAFAIWDHNRQELFCARDRFGIKPFYYTIVEGKMYFASEAKALLPFLPSLEADAHGLKDYLTFQFCLDSKTLFKDVQILQPAHSLTVRNGQLLIHKYWEVYYHIDFDHTAHYFAERTKELLHESIKLHCRSDVPVGAYVSGGVDSTSIAAIAVGLGGVSPDFKGFTGKFAGYGAEFDESQYARDACNQFGIELHEIDIDYMDFSDNFRNIIYHLDSPVAGPGSFPQYMVSALAAKHRKVVLGGQGGDEIFGGYVRYLIGYFEQCIKGAIDGTLSQGNFVVTYESIIPNLVNLRNYKPMLKEFFSQGMFDSLDKRYYHLINRAPTLKDEIQWSELGEYSPFESFQRVFLSSNVQKEAYFDSMTHFDFKTLLPALLQVEDRMSMAHGLESRVPLLDHKLVELAATIPADIKFKDGTLKRIYSMAVDEYLPPSIKNRKNKMGFPVPINRWFANELNSYVKDIFSEQKARQRSLFNSDLILQNLQNESQFSRKLWGLLSLEVWHQEFIDKAPEYRKLVSGLS, encoded by the coding sequence ATGTGCAGCATAGCCGGCATCGTTAGCATCGATCCATCAATCCGTATCCCTGCGCTGGAGCGGCGTCTTTCTGTGATAAATGACCTGCTCCGCCACCGTGGCCCTGACGGACAGGGTATCTGGGTTAATCCACGTGAGAATGTCGGTCTCGCCCACACGCGGTTGAGCATTATCGATCTCGAAACAGGCCAGCAGCCCATGCATACCGAGAACGGCTTCTCTATCACCTTCAACGGCGAAATTTATAATTTTCCCGAACTGCGCCAAGAACTCGGTGCCGACAAGTTTCGCACACATTCAGACACTGAAGTGTTGCTGCGCGCGTATGAAAAGTGGGGTGCCGGTTGCCTTGACCGACTGCGCGGAATGTTCGCCTTTGCCATTTGGGATCACAACAGGCAGGAACTTTTTTGCGCGCGGGATCGCTTCGGAATTAAGCCTTTCTACTATACGATCGTCGAAGGTAAAATGTACTTTGCCTCAGAGGCAAAGGCACTACTGCCCTTTTTACCATCGCTTGAGGCAGATGCGCACGGCCTCAAGGATTACCTCACCTTTCAGTTTTGTCTCGACTCAAAAACCCTTTTCAAAGACGTACAGATCTTACAGCCCGCCCATTCATTGACAGTCAGAAACGGGCAGTTATTGATCCACAAGTACTGGGAAGTATACTACCATATTGACTTTGACCATACGGCTCACTACTTTGCTGAACGCACAAAGGAACTATTGCATGAGTCCATTAAGCTGCATTGCCGTAGCGATGTGCCCGTGGGCGCATATGTCAGCGGTGGTGTGGACTCAACCTCAATCGCAGCCATTGCTGTAGGCCTCGGCGGAGTTTCGCCAGATTTCAAGGGGTTTACCGGCAAGTTTGCCGGCTATGGCGCAGAGTTCGACGAATCGCAGTACGCGCGCGATGCCTGCAACCAATTCGGGATCGAATTGCATGAGATCGATATCGACTATATGGATTTTTCTGACAATTTCAGAAACATCATTTATCATCTCGACTCCCCCGTCGCCGGTCCTGGCTCTTTTCCGCAGTATATGGTTTCCGCACTCGCAGCGAAACACCGGAAGGTCGTGCTCGGTGGCCAAGGCGGAGACGAAATTTTTGGAGGTTATGTCCGCTACCTGATAGGTTACTTCGAGCAATGTATTAAAGGGGCAATTGACGGCACCCTCAGCCAGGGCAATTTCGTCGTCACCTATGAATCAATCATACCAAACCTGGTCAATCTGCGAAACTACAAGCCCATGCTGAAAGAATTTTTCAGCCAAGGCATGTTTGACTCACTGGATAAACGCTACTACCATCTTATCAATCGGGCACCGACTCTCAAAGACGAGATCCAATGGTCAGAACTAGGGGAATATTCACCATTTGAGAGCTTTCAGAGAGTATTCTTAAGTTCCAATGTCCAGAAAGAGGCGTATTTTGACAGCATGACCCATTTCGACTTCAAGACGCTTTTACCTGCCCTGCTACAGGTTGAAGACAGAATGAGCATGGCCCATGGCCTCGAATCGCGTGTGCCATTGTTGGATCACAAGCTGGTTGAACTGGCAGCAACGATTCCAGCGGACATCAAGTTCAAGGACGGAACGCTAAAGCGCATCTATAGCATGGCGGTTGACGAGTACCTGCCGCCATCCATCAAGAATCGTAAGAATAAAATGGGTTTTCCGGTACCTATTAACCGGTGGTTTGCCAACGAGCTCAATTCGTACGTGAAAGATATATTTAGTGAACAAAAGGCCCGCCAGCGTTCTTTGTTCAACAGCGACCTGATACTGCAAAACCTGCAGAATGAATCGCAATTCAGTCGCAAACTCTGGGGCCTGCTGTCCTTGGAAGTCTGGCACCAGGAGTTTATCGACAAGGCACCCGAATACCGCAAGCTGGTTTCTGGTTTATCATAG
- a CDS encoding NAD-dependent epimerase/dehydratase family protein, with translation MKVLITGGSGHIGSHIAERLLARKDQVLVIDNYATGRRDNLTAQVGLQITEGTIADKVLVDRLFDDFKPDIVVHAAAAYKDPENWEEDVLTNELGTVNVVKAAKRTGVKRVIYFQTSLCYGLHPIEQPITLNHPLFSGKSPGGSSYAISKTGGEQYIELSGLDFISFRLANSYGPRNLSGPLPTFYHRLTSNKGCFVMDTRRDFIFVDDLVDCVIKAVDGAGTRGYYHISTGKDYSVKELFDATLKALGMSPETPVELRARGEDDVFTILIDPSKTNKDFDWTPKTSLETGIQKAIDWYKTHGITQTFTHLKVEDKKH, from the coding sequence ATGAAAGTACTAATTACAGGTGGTTCGGGACATATCGGGTCTCACATCGCTGAAAGATTACTCGCGCGCAAGGACCAGGTCCTGGTGATTGACAACTATGCCACGGGCCGCCGCGATAACCTTACCGCACAGGTTGGGCTACAAATTACCGAAGGCACCATTGCCGACAAGGTCCTGGTTGATAGGCTGTTCGACGATTTCAAACCAGACATAGTGGTTCATGCAGCAGCTGCATATAAGGACCCGGAAAATTGGGAAGAGGATGTGCTGACTAACGAGCTTGGCACTGTTAATGTTGTGAAGGCTGCGAAGCGCACGGGTGTGAAGCGGGTTATTTATTTTCAAACTTCTCTGTGCTATGGTCTGCATCCTATTGAGCAACCAATTACGCTTAATCATCCGCTATTTTCAGGCAAGTCACCAGGCGGCAGTAGTTATGCTATCAGCAAGACTGGCGGCGAACAATATATCGAGCTTAGTGGACTTGACTTCATTTCCTTCCGCCTCGCGAATTCATATGGCCCGCGCAATCTCAGCGGCCCGCTGCCGACGTTCTATCACCGGCTCACGAGCAACAAGGGCTGCTTTGTCATGGATACGCGTCGCGATTTCATCTTCGTTGACGATCTCGTAGATTGCGTAATCAAGGCAGTGGACGGTGCGGGCACCCGCGGCTACTACCACATCTCCACCGGCAAAGACTATTCAGTAAAGGAACTCTTTGACGCGACTCTGAAGGCATTAGGCATGAGTCCAGAGACACCCGTTGAATTGCGTGCCCGCGGTGAAGATGATGTCTTCACGATTCTAATCGACCCGAGTAAAACAAATAAGGACTTTGACTGGACGCCAAAGACATCACTAGAAACGGGCATCCAAAAAGCTATTGACTGGTACAAGACACATGGAATCACCCAAACGTTCACACATTTGAAAGTGGAAGATAAAAAGCACTGA
- a CDS encoding NAD-dependent epimerase/dehydratase family protein, whose product MADLKDKKILIVGGAGFVGSNLCLRLLREEPRSVIIVDNLLSSHIDNVPDNENVQFVFGSIADDRILAKIPHDIEYVFHLACYHGNQSSIADPIADHHNNTLTSLKLFDHLKDFPNLQKVVYAAAGCAVAEKTYDDAKPTEENAPISLFHDSPYSISKIIGEFYGNYYYLRYKLPFVKARFQNVYGPREILGAGRWRGTLHTVWRNVIPTFVWRALQKMPLTLDNGGETSRDFIFVEDMAEGLFRCAVYGSAGEVYNLGSGRETKIRDLANLINELTDNPTPVTLLPPRDWDRSGRRFASTEKADRLLGFSAQTEIREGIQKTIDWTVQNRSRIESSIAQHAYFMSHLLK is encoded by the coding sequence ATGGCAGACCTCAAGGACAAGAAGATATTGATCGTCGGAGGCGCCGGTTTCGTTGGCTCGAACCTATGCCTCAGGCTATTGCGCGAAGAGCCCCGGTCGGTGATAATCGTCGATAACCTGTTGTCATCCCATATCGACAATGTCCCAGATAACGAGAACGTGCAGTTTGTTTTTGGCTCCATTGCGGATGACAGAATCTTGGCCAAGATTCCGCACGATATAGAATACGTTTTCCACCTCGCTTGCTACCACGGCAACCAATCGTCAATCGCCGACCCGATCGCCGACCACCACAACAACACGCTGACATCGCTCAAACTCTTTGACCATCTCAAGGATTTTCCCAATCTCCAGAAAGTGGTCTATGCGGCTGCGGGCTGCGCAGTCGCGGAAAAGACCTACGACGATGCAAAACCCACGGAAGAAAACGCGCCAATATCCCTTTTTCACGACAGTCCATACTCGATCTCAAAAATAATCGGCGAATTCTATGGAAACTACTACTACCTTCGATACAAACTTCCATTCGTCAAAGCACGGTTTCAGAATGTTTACGGACCACGAGAAATTCTAGGTGCCGGTAGATGGCGTGGTACCCTCCACACTGTATGGCGAAACGTGATACCCACATTCGTCTGGCGCGCTCTCCAGAAAATGCCCCTGACGCTTGATAATGGGGGGGAAACAAGCCGCGACTTTATTTTCGTTGAAGACATGGCCGAAGGTTTGTTTCGCTGCGCGGTCTACGGCAGTGCCGGTGAAGTCTACAACCTAGGATCTGGTCGCGAAACCAAAATCCGAGATTTGGCGAACCTAATCAACGAACTCACTGACAATCCGACACCTGTAACGCTGCTCCCGCCAAGAGACTGGGACCGATCAGGGAGGCGGTTTGCGTCCACTGAAAAGGCCGACAGGTTGCTTGGTTTTTCTGCCCAGACAGAAATACGTGAAGGCATACAGAAAACCATCGACTGGACGGTGCAAAACCGTTCAAGAATAGAATCCTCAATTGCCCAGCACGCGTACTTCATGTCGCATCTACTCAAATAG
- a CDS encoding acyltransferase: protein MTNQGIIEDPPFVHPTAIVEDGAKLDAAVKVWHFCHVRKGAHLKPGVSIARDVYVDVDTTIGENTRIQNGVSIYKGVSIADWCFVGPHVIFTNDQRPRAGNRNWEITPTILDTGASLGAGAIVRCGVTIGMFAMAGAGAVITKSIEEFTLVTGFPAKPISKICACGQSMLDLSTGPESYLQPCCSQNLDPRLLRIAQIRLRELQNRAEE, encoded by the coding sequence ATGACCAACCAAGGAATAATTGAAGATCCTCCTTTTGTCCATCCAACTGCTATTGTTGAGGATGGTGCCAAACTCGACGCGGCCGTAAAGGTCTGGCATTTCTGTCACGTTCGCAAAGGCGCACACCTTAAACCAGGTGTATCCATTGCAAGGGATGTCTACGTTGATGTCGACACTACTATAGGCGAAAATACTCGCATACAGAATGGTGTTAGTATCTACAAGGGTGTAAGTATTGCCGATTGGTGTTTTGTTGGCCCCCACGTGATATTCACAAATGATCAACGCCCAAGGGCAGGCAATCGCAATTGGGAAATCACACCGACGATCCTCGATACCGGGGCCTCGCTTGGGGCCGGGGCGATTGTGCGCTGCGGAGTGACGATCGGAATGTTCGCTATGGCAGGGGCAGGCGCTGTTATCACCAAGTCAATTGAAGAGTTTACGCTGGTCACAGGCTTTCCAGCAAAGCCTATCAGCAAGATTTGCGCCTGTGGCCAATCTATGCTCGACCTTTCGACCGGCCCGGAGTCATATCTACAGCCTTGTTGCAGCCAAAACCTTGATCCCCGACTGCTGAGAATTGCGCAAATCAGGCTGAGGGAACTCCAAAACCGCGCGGAAGAATAG
- the asnB gene encoding asparagine synthase (glutamine-hydrolyzing), with translation MCGISAIFSKNNFRSDEFIAMTDVIRHRGPDDEGYATVSATGKISFFAGKDTPAACRSASQKKKYPYLPDARLTANSLSTAKKGEGQIIAALGHRRLSIVDTSPAGHQPMTFDNRLAIVYNGEVYNHIELRNELEARGRRFVSHSDTEVILQAYDEWGIACLSKFNGMFAFVIYDLRNDHVFAARDRFGVKPLYYYSSGDALAFASEIKQFTVLEGWQSKLNRRRGYDFLVYGIHEHTDETFFENVFQFSPGSFFYGKREALLGNNPRIDTSKWYIFPAEKKFRGSFNDAAAQFHELLKDSVRLRLRADVPVGSCLSGGMDSSAIVCVMNELLKEQGAHALQKTFSACAKEKAFDEREFIEVVVKHTGVKGHYIYPQLKDLFRISDKILWHQDQPYGSTSIFAQWNVFALAHKHRVKVMLDGQGADEQLGGYASYFMPWLASLVRSFRWLKLAQEAKALHQIHGVNMGRLSWFAANTLLPMPVRSYLKKHLRGVKLAPDWLHMERLGFDAYDLPRQLGITTSRSIRDLSLSQLTGSNLQMLLHYEDRDSMAHSVESRVPFLDYRLVEHVYSLPDDYKIYNGRTKFVLREGLKNVLPEKIYSRNSKLGFATPEEIWVRQDAPYEFRKRLKVAVETSDGLIDPSIQELLEQQISGRASFSFLIWRILSFSDWLRIFSAQI, from the coding sequence ATGTGTGGCATATCCGCGATCTTCTCCAAGAACAATTTCCGGAGCGATGAGTTCATCGCCATGACAGACGTCATCCGCCACCGCGGACCTGACGACGAAGGTTATGCGACTGTCTCAGCAACCGGTAAGATTTCTTTTTTCGCGGGCAAAGATACTCCGGCCGCGTGCCGCTCAGCGAGCCAGAAGAAAAAATATCCCTACTTGCCTGATGCACGGCTAACCGCAAATAGCCTTTCGACGGCGAAGAAAGGCGAAGGCCAGATAATCGCTGCGTTGGGGCACCGCCGCTTATCGATCGTCGACACCTCCCCGGCGGGTCACCAGCCGATGACATTTGATAACCGCCTGGCAATTGTCTACAACGGCGAAGTCTATAACCACATTGAACTGCGCAACGAGCTAGAAGCGCGCGGCCGCCGATTCGTCTCGCACAGTGACACTGAAGTCATACTTCAAGCATACGATGAATGGGGAATCGCCTGTCTCTCAAAATTCAATGGTATGTTCGCCTTTGTGATCTATGACCTGCGCAACGATCATGTTTTCGCGGCGCGTGACCGTTTTGGCGTAAAGCCACTCTACTACTACAGCTCTGGCGATGCCCTCGCATTCGCGAGCGAGATCAAACAGTTTACGGTGCTCGAGGGCTGGCAGAGCAAACTGAACAGGCGGCGCGGCTATGATTTTCTGGTCTATGGCATTCATGAACATACTGACGAAACTTTTTTTGAGAACGTGTTTCAGTTTAGCCCAGGCAGCTTTTTCTACGGAAAGCGGGAGGCTTTACTCGGCAACAACCCCAGAATTGACACCTCTAAATGGTATATTTTCCCTGCAGAGAAGAAATTCCGAGGTAGCTTTAATGATGCAGCCGCACAGTTTCACGAACTGCTAAAAGATTCGGTACGTTTGCGACTAAGAGCCGATGTGCCGGTAGGTTCATGCCTTTCTGGTGGCATGGATTCTTCGGCAATAGTCTGTGTCATGAATGAATTGCTGAAAGAACAAGGGGCACATGCCCTGCAGAAAACATTCTCGGCCTGCGCCAAAGAAAAGGCATTTGACGAACGCGAATTCATTGAAGTCGTCGTAAAGCATACCGGGGTCAAAGGGCACTATATTTATCCACAACTGAAGGATCTATTTCGAATCTCTGACAAAATTCTTTGGCACCAGGATCAACCGTACGGTTCGACGAGTATTTTCGCACAGTGGAACGTTTTTGCGCTGGCGCACAAGCACCGCGTCAAAGTGATGCTCGATGGGCAAGGGGCCGATGAACAGCTGGGGGGTTACGCCTCGTACTTTATGCCGTGGCTCGCAAGCCTCGTGCGTAGCTTTCGCTGGCTGAAACTCGCGCAAGAAGCGAAGGCCCTTCACCAGATTCATGGGGTCAATATGGGGCGGCTATCCTGGTTTGCCGCCAATACGTTACTGCCCATGCCTGTCCGCTCGTACCTGAAGAAGCATCTACGCGGCGTAAAACTGGCGCCAGACTGGCTTCATATGGAAAGACTGGGTTTTGATGCATACGATCTGCCCCGGCAGCTGGGTATAACCACGAGCAGGTCGATTCGCGACCTGAGCCTTTCGCAGCTCACGGGTTCGAATCTGCAGATGCTGCTGCATTACGAAGACCGCGACTCGATGGCACATTCTGTCGAGTCGCGCGTACCCTTTCTCGACTACAGACTTGTCGAACATGTATATTCATTACCCGATGACTATAAGATCTATAATGGTCGGACCAAGTTTGTCCTCCGCGAAGGGCTCAAGAATGTATTGCCCGAGAAGATTTATTCCCGCAATTCAAAACTCGGCTTCGCCACGCCTGAAGAAATCTGGGTTCGGCAAGACGCCCCCTACGAGTTTAGAAAGCGTCTGAAGGTGGCAGTCGAAACCAGCGATGGGCTGATTGACCCGTCGATTCAAGAATTACTGGAACAACAAATCTCTGGTAGGGCAAGTTTTTCTTTTCTCATTTGGCGCATCTTGTCATTCAGTGATTGGCTACGAATATTTAGCGCCCAGATTTAG